From a region of the Nothobranchius furzeri strain GRZ-AD chromosome 12, NfurGRZ-RIMD1, whole genome shotgun sequence genome:
- the LOC107376516 gene encoding cytohesin-3 isoform X3 → MGRKKFNMDPKKGIQFLLENDLLQNTPEDIAQFLYKGEGLNKTVIGDYLGERDDFNIKVLQAFVELHEFADLNLVQALRQFLWSFRLPGEAQKIDRMMEAFASRYCQCNPGVFQSTDTCYVLSFAIIMLNTSLHNPNVRDKPPVERFISMNRGINEGGDLPEELLRNLYDSIKSEPFKIPEDDGNDLTHTFFNPDREGWLLKLGGRVKTWKRRWFILTDNCLYYFEYTTDKEPRGIIPLENLSIREVEEPRKPNCFELYNPNHKGQVIKACKTEADGRVVEGNHVVYRISAPTPEEKEEWIKSIKASISRDPFYDMLATRKRRIANKK, encoded by the exons ATGGGAAGGAAGAAGTTCAATATGGACCCAAAAAAG GGAATCCAGTTCCTCTTGGAGAATGATCTTCTTCAGAACACACCAGAAGACATTGCACAGTTTCTCTACAAAGGCGAAGGGCTCAACAAAACCGTCATTGGGGACTACTTAGGCGAACG GGATGACTTTAACATCAAGGTCCTCCAGGCCTTTGTGGAGCTTCATGAGTTTGCAGACCTCAACCTTGTTCAAGCCTTAAG GCAGTTTCTGTGGAGCTTCAGACTTCCCGGTGAAGCCCAGAAGATTGATCGCATGATGGAGGCGTTTGCCTCCAGGTACTGCCAGTGCAATCCTGGAGTCTTCCAGtccacag ACACCTGCTACGTCCTCTCGTTTGCCATTATAATGCTGAACACCAGCCTCCACAATCCCAACGTGAGAGACAAGCCCCCGGTGGAGCGCTTCATCTCCATGAACAGGGGGATCAACGAGGGGGGAGACCTCCCAGAGGAGCTACTCAGG AATCTGTATGACAGCATCAAGAGCGAACCCTTTAAGATCCCAGAGGATGATGGGAACGACCTGACGCACACGTTCTTCAACCCAGACAGAGAAGGATGGCTGCTCAAATTAG GTGGCCGAGTGAAAACCTGGAAGAGGAGGTGGTTCATCCTGACGGACAATTGCCTCTACTACTTTGAATACACGACG GACAAAGAACCTCGTGGGATCATCCCGCTGGAGAATCTGAGCATCAGGGAGGTGGAGGAGCCCAGGAAACCC AACTGCTTTGAGCTGTACAACCCAAATCACAAAGGTCAGGTGATCAAAGCCTGCAAGACGGAGGCAGATGGACGCGTTGTTGAGGGCAACCACGTGGTGTACAGGATATCAGCGCCTACGccagaggagaaggaggagtggATTAAATCTATCAA GGCCAGCATCAGCAGAGACCCCTTCTACGACATGCTGGCCACCAGGAAGAGGCGCATCGCCAACAAGAAGTGA
- the LOC107376516 gene encoding cytohesin-3 isoform X2, with the protein MDEDNQVPEDLSLEERVELSNIRRRKKELLDDIERLKFEISEVMNEIEQLTSVGESKTSQRNKQIAMGRKKFNMDPKKGIQFLLENDLLQNTPEDIAQFLYKGEGLNKTVIGDYLGERDDFNIKVLQAFVELHEFADLNLVQALRQFLWSFRLPGEAQKIDRMMEAFASRYCQCNPGVFQSTDTCYVLSFAIIMLNTSLHNPNVRDKPPVERFISMNRGINEGGDLPEELLRNLYDSIKSEPFKIPEDDGNDLTHTFFNPDREGWLLKLGGRVKTWKRRWFILTDNCLYYFEYTTDKEPRGIIPLENLSIREVEEPRKPNCFELYNPNHKGQVIKACKTEADGRVVEGNHVVYRISAPTPEEKEEWIKSIKASISRDPFYDMLATRKRRIANKK; encoded by the exons TGCCCGAGGACCTGTCTTTGGAGGAGAGAGTTGAGCTGTCGAACATCCGACGCAGGAAAAAAGAGCTCCTCGATGATATTGAA CGTCTGAAGTTTGAAATTTCAGAAGTTATGAATGAGATCGAACAGCTAACCTCTGTGGGGGAAAG CAAAACTTCACAAAGAAACAAACAGATCGCCATGGGAAGGAAGAAGTTCAATATGGACCCAAAAAAG GGAATCCAGTTCCTCTTGGAGAATGATCTTCTTCAGAACACACCAGAAGACATTGCACAGTTTCTCTACAAAGGCGAAGGGCTCAACAAAACCGTCATTGGGGACTACTTAGGCGAACG GGATGACTTTAACATCAAGGTCCTCCAGGCCTTTGTGGAGCTTCATGAGTTTGCAGACCTCAACCTTGTTCAAGCCTTAAG GCAGTTTCTGTGGAGCTTCAGACTTCCCGGTGAAGCCCAGAAGATTGATCGCATGATGGAGGCGTTTGCCTCCAGGTACTGCCAGTGCAATCCTGGAGTCTTCCAGtccacag ACACCTGCTACGTCCTCTCGTTTGCCATTATAATGCTGAACACCAGCCTCCACAATCCCAACGTGAGAGACAAGCCCCCGGTGGAGCGCTTCATCTCCATGAACAGGGGGATCAACGAGGGGGGAGACCTCCCAGAGGAGCTACTCAGG AATCTGTATGACAGCATCAAGAGCGAACCCTTTAAGATCCCAGAGGATGATGGGAACGACCTGACGCACACGTTCTTCAACCCAGACAGAGAAGGATGGCTGCTCAAATTAG GTGGCCGAGTGAAAACCTGGAAGAGGAGGTGGTTCATCCTGACGGACAATTGCCTCTACTACTTTGAATACACGACG GACAAAGAACCTCGTGGGATCATCCCGCTGGAGAATCTGAGCATCAGGGAGGTGGAGGAGCCCAGGAAACCC AACTGCTTTGAGCTGTACAACCCAAATCACAAAGGTCAGGTGATCAAAGCCTGCAAGACGGAGGCAGATGGACGCGTTGTTGAGGGCAACCACGTGGTGTACAGGATATCAGCGCCTACGccagaggagaaggaggagtggATTAAATCTATCAA GGCCAGCATCAGCAGAGACCCCTTCTACGACATGCTGGCCACCAGGAAGAGGCGCATCGCCAACAAGAAGTGA
- the LOC107376516 gene encoding cytohesin-3 isoform X1 — protein sequence MDEDNQGERDEDVEQMQRETDVFSQIFKIVPEDLSLEERVELSNIRRRKKELLDDIERLKFEISEVMNEIEQLTSVGESKTSQRNKQIAMGRKKFNMDPKKGIQFLLENDLLQNTPEDIAQFLYKGEGLNKTVIGDYLGERDDFNIKVLQAFVELHEFADLNLVQALRQFLWSFRLPGEAQKIDRMMEAFASRYCQCNPGVFQSTDTCYVLSFAIIMLNTSLHNPNVRDKPPVERFISMNRGINEGGDLPEELLRNLYDSIKSEPFKIPEDDGNDLTHTFFNPDREGWLLKLGGRVKTWKRRWFILTDNCLYYFEYTTDKEPRGIIPLENLSIREVEEPRKPNCFELYNPNHKGQVIKACKTEADGRVVEGNHVVYRISAPTPEEKEEWIKSIKASISRDPFYDMLATRKRRIANKK from the exons TGCCCGAGGACCTGTCTTTGGAGGAGAGAGTTGAGCTGTCGAACATCCGACGCAGGAAAAAAGAGCTCCTCGATGATATTGAA CGTCTGAAGTTTGAAATTTCAGAAGTTATGAATGAGATCGAACAGCTAACCTCTGTGGGGGAAAG CAAAACTTCACAAAGAAACAAACAGATCGCCATGGGAAGGAAGAAGTTCAATATGGACCCAAAAAAG GGAATCCAGTTCCTCTTGGAGAATGATCTTCTTCAGAACACACCAGAAGACATTGCACAGTTTCTCTACAAAGGCGAAGGGCTCAACAAAACCGTCATTGGGGACTACTTAGGCGAACG GGATGACTTTAACATCAAGGTCCTCCAGGCCTTTGTGGAGCTTCATGAGTTTGCAGACCTCAACCTTGTTCAAGCCTTAAG GCAGTTTCTGTGGAGCTTCAGACTTCCCGGTGAAGCCCAGAAGATTGATCGCATGATGGAGGCGTTTGCCTCCAGGTACTGCCAGTGCAATCCTGGAGTCTTCCAGtccacag ACACCTGCTACGTCCTCTCGTTTGCCATTATAATGCTGAACACCAGCCTCCACAATCCCAACGTGAGAGACAAGCCCCCGGTGGAGCGCTTCATCTCCATGAACAGGGGGATCAACGAGGGGGGAGACCTCCCAGAGGAGCTACTCAGG AATCTGTATGACAGCATCAAGAGCGAACCCTTTAAGATCCCAGAGGATGATGGGAACGACCTGACGCACACGTTCTTCAACCCAGACAGAGAAGGATGGCTGCTCAAATTAG GTGGCCGAGTGAAAACCTGGAAGAGGAGGTGGTTCATCCTGACGGACAATTGCCTCTACTACTTTGAATACACGACG GACAAAGAACCTCGTGGGATCATCCCGCTGGAGAATCTGAGCATCAGGGAGGTGGAGGAGCCCAGGAAACCC AACTGCTTTGAGCTGTACAACCCAAATCACAAAGGTCAGGTGATCAAAGCCTGCAAGACGGAGGCAGATGGACGCGTTGTTGAGGGCAACCACGTGGTGTACAGGATATCAGCGCCTACGccagaggagaaggaggagtggATTAAATCTATCAA GGCCAGCATCAGCAGAGACCCCTTCTACGACATGCTGGCCACCAGGAAGAGGCGCATCGCCAACAAGAAGTGA